The following proteins are co-located in the Thermosipho africanus Ob7 genome:
- a CDS encoding ABC transporter ATP-binding protein → MFFEAKNLKIYYKTKKGFVKAVDNISLNIEKGQTVGLVGESGCGKSTFGQGLLKILPPTTYYDGSVKIENQELINLTEDKMRKIRGKKIGMIFQDPMTSLNPVMKIEKLFYETLKTHEPEITKEEARKRTAKVLEKVGIEPERMKEYSFQFSGGMRQRVMIALTLVLNPILVIADEPTTSLDVIVQAQIMKLLNELRKEYDMSMILITHDLGVVAEMADKICVMYGGHIVEEAKSEDLYYKPKHPYTKLLLQSIPNTNINDLDLKYIYGSPPDLSNPPIGCRFVDRCPYKKEICKLKEPPVVEVDESKVKCWLYSEVKQ, encoded by the coding sequence GTGTTTTTTGAAGCAAAAAACTTGAAAATCTACTACAAAACAAAAAAAGGATTTGTTAAAGCTGTAGACAATATTAGTTTAAATATAGAAAAAGGCCAAACCGTTGGCCTTGTCGGAGAATCAGGATGTGGGAAATCTACATTTGGACAAGGATTATTAAAAATTCTTCCTCCCACAACATATTACGACGGTAGTGTAAAAATAGAAAATCAGGAACTTATAAATCTTACTGAAGATAAAATGAGAAAGATAAGGGGTAAGAAAATAGGAATGATTTTTCAAGATCCAATGACTTCGCTTAACCCAGTAATGAAAATAGAAAAATTATTCTACGAAACTTTAAAAACACATGAACCAGAAATAACTAAAGAAGAAGCACGAAAGAGAACTGCCAAAGTTCTTGAAAAGGTTGGAATTGAACCAGAAAGGATGAAAGAATATTCATTTCAATTCAGTGGCGGAATGAGACAAAGAGTTATGATAGCCCTTACACTGGTTTTAAATCCAATTCTTGTAATAGCCGATGAGCCAACAACATCATTAGATGTTATTGTTCAAGCACAAATTATGAAATTACTAAATGAACTAAGAAAAGAATACGATATGTCAATGATATTAATTACGCATGATTTAGGTGTTGTCGCCGAAATGGCCGATAAAATCTGTGTTATGTACGGCGGACACATTGTAGAAGAAGCTAAAAGTGAAGATTTGTATTATAAGCCAAAGCATCCTTATACAAAATTACTACTGCAAAGTATTCCAAACACAAACATAAACGACTTAGACTTAAAATATATATATGGCTCTCCACCCGATCTTTCAAATCCACCAATTGGATGTAGATTTGTAGATAGATGCCCATACAAAAAAGAAATTTGTAAACTAAAGGAACCACCAGTAGTTGAGGTTGATGAATCAAAAGTTAAATGCTGGTTATATAGTGAGGTGAAACAATGA
- a CDS encoding ABC transporter permease, which translates to MRKKFVSERIGEFISDLFGTGTGWLTFIGAMILIFFIILAIFSPQIAPYDPTQRVGRSLTPPNDQFVFGTDNLGRDVLSRVIYGARIALMIAFIAVAIAAGIGVPLGLISGFIGGPLDRTLTLIMDAIYSFPGLILAIAIAAVLGPGIINISISIAVVYTPTYFRVIRNQVSSVKNELYVEAARALGAKNSEILLKYIFPNVLPSIVVVLSMNLADAIMTEAGLSFLGLGIAPPTPDWGFDLSNGQRFVLSRAWWGLLFPGIAIITVVLGFSMFSEGLNELLNPTIRERR; encoded by the coding sequence GTGAGAAAAAAATTTGTTAGCGAAAGAATAGGAGAATTTATAAGCGACTTGTTTGGAACAGGAACAGGTTGGTTAACATTTATCGGTGCGATGATCTTAATATTTTTCATTATACTTGCAATATTTTCTCCTCAAATTGCACCATATGATCCAACACAAAGGGTTGGAAGATCTCTTACTCCACCTAATGACCAATTCGTTTTTGGAACAGACAATTTAGGAAGAGATGTTCTAAGTAGGGTAATATACGGGGCAAGAATTGCCCTCATGATTGCCTTTATTGCTGTTGCAATTGCAGCCGGAATAGGTGTTCCGCTTGGATTAATTTCCGGTTTTATAGGTGGACCTTTAGATAGAACATTAACATTAATAATGGATGCAATTTATTCATTTCCAGGATTGATACTTGCAATAGCAATAGCTGCAGTACTGGGACCTGGAATAATAAATATCTCAATTTCAATTGCAGTTGTTTATACTCCTACATATTTTAGGGTGATAAGAAACCAGGTGTCCTCAGTGAAGAATGAACTATATGTAGAAGCTGCAAGGGCTTTAGGTGCAAAAAATAGTGAAATACTTTTAAAATATATCTTTCCAAATGTCTTACCATCTATAGTGGTTGTGTTATCAATGAACCTTGCAGATGCAATAATGACTGAAGCAGGGCTTTCTTTCTTAGGTTTAGGTATAGCACCCCCTACTCCAGATTGGGGATTTGATTTAAGTAATGGACAAAGATTTGTTTTAAGTAGGGCTTGGTGGGGCCTTCTATTCCCCGGAATAGCTATTATAACAGTTGTTCTTGGCTTTTCAATGTTTAGTGAAGGATTAAATGAATTATTAAATCCTACTATAAGGGAAAGAAGGTGA
- a CDS encoding ABC transporter permease — MSLKSYIITRIILALPMILILLIMIFFILRIIPGDPVLAILGGKAPIEVIEAKRHELGLDKPIVVQFLDYLKDVAKGDLGVSTLTNRPVWSEIKDRFPATLELTIFSFIFALIIGIFWGAEAAWRKDKSLDISARVYSIFIYAVPVFWLGLMLQLLFGIYLRWLPVGGRLSPRVSLDIKTGLLLLDSILNWNWEAFWDVLKHLLLPGITLGLVISSIFLRMVRNNTVLMLSKDFVKAAKARGLKPKVILYGHAVRNAFVPIFTIMGMQFALLLAGAVLTETTFSWPGIGSYLVLKIKYRDFPAIQGTIIFFAIFVVIISIIIDIVNALVDPRVRY, encoded by the coding sequence GTGTCTCTAAAAAGCTACATAATAACGAGAATAATATTAGCACTTCCAATGATCCTAATTCTTCTAATAATGATATTTTTTATACTTAGAATAATTCCTGGTGATCCTGTTTTGGCAATTCTCGGTGGTAAAGCTCCAATTGAAGTAATAGAGGCGAAAAGACATGAACTTGGACTTGATAAACCTATAGTAGTTCAATTTCTTGATTATTTAAAAGATGTTGCAAAAGGAGATCTTGGAGTTTCAACTTTGACTAATAGACCTGTATGGAGCGAAATAAAAGATAGATTTCCAGCCACTTTAGAATTAACGATATTTTCATTTATTTTTGCATTAATTATAGGAATTTTCTGGGGAGCTGAGGCGGCGTGGCGAAAAGATAAATCCCTGGATATTTCTGCAAGAGTTTATTCAATATTCATATACGCTGTACCAGTTTTCTGGCTAGGATTAATGCTTCAACTGCTATTTGGAATTTATCTAAGATGGCTTCCAGTAGGTGGTAGATTATCTCCACGTGTAAGTTTGGATATAAAAACCGGTTTATTGTTACTGGACAGTATCCTTAATTGGAACTGGGAAGCTTTTTGGGATGTTTTAAAACACCTTCTTCTCCCAGGTATTACCTTGGGCCTTGTTATCTCAAGTATTTTCTTAAGAATGGTACGTAACAACACTGTTTTAATGCTATCAAAAGATTTTGTTAAAGCAGCAAAAGCAAGAGGATTAAAACCAAAAGTTATTTTATACGGACACGCTGTAAGAAACGCATTTGTTCCTATCTTTACAATTATGGGTATGCAATTTGCTTTGCTACTTGCAGGAGCAGTATTAACTGAAACAACTTTTTCGTGGCCTGGAATTGGAAGTTATCTAGTGTTAAAAATAAAGTACAGAGATTTTCCGGCTATTCAGGGAACAATAATCTTTTTTGCTATTTTTGTTGTGATTATAAGCATTATTATAGACATTGTCAACGCTTTAGTTGATCCTAGAGTAAGGTATTAA
- a CDS encoding ABC transporter substrate-binding protein, with protein sequence MKKFMIIIGLLLVVFSFASKDVIVVGTTDKIRTLDPANCYDYFSSNILQNVLSGPVDYEIGTANIKPWLFESWDVSDDGLVYTFHIRKDAYFEDGTQIDANVFKYSFDRVMKLNGDPAFLLTDVVEKTEVVDKFTFRVTLKSKFSAFVSVLGYTVAFPVNPKVFPEDKFFEGAPSASGPYKITEWIRDVRIVLEENPKYFGPKPKTPKIIIQFYENAQQLRLALETGEVDIAYRHLDPRDILDLKNVPGIKVYLGASPQIRYLVVNVKQKPFDNPLVRQAIALAVDRETIVNDIFVDLAKPLYSMVPAGMWSHEDVFPKRDLKAAVEILKVAGYTKDNPLVIDLWYTPSHYGTTEADVAQVLKESLEQTGVIKVNIKYAEWSTYVEYFLNGTMGLFLLGWYPDYLDPDDYLWPFLSINGAKSLGSFYENKNVEDLMVAARAATDQFSREMIYKLVQNFHAAEVPYIPLWQGSADCEAHDYIDGIILEPTQIFRYYILERK encoded by the coding sequence ATGAAAAAATTCATGATTATCATCGGGTTGCTGCTTGTTGTATTTTCTTTTGCATCGAAAGACGTTATTGTAGTTGGAACAACTGATAAAATAAGAACACTAGATCCCGCAAACTGCTATGATTATTTTTCAAGTAACATCCTTCAAAATGTCTTATCTGGACCTGTAGACTATGAAATTGGAACAGCAAACATTAAACCATGGCTATTTGAAAGTTGGGACGTTTCTGATGATGGACTCGTATATACTTTCCATATAAGAAAAGATGCATATTTTGAAGATGGAACGCAAATTGATGCAAATGTTTTCAAATATTCATTTGATAGGGTAATGAAACTTAATGGTGATCCTGCATTCTTATTAACTGACGTAGTTGAAAAAACAGAAGTTGTTGACAAATTTACTTTTAGAGTAACATTAAAAAGTAAATTTTCAGCATTTGTTTCAGTATTGGGTTATACAGTTGCATTTCCAGTAAATCCAAAAGTATTTCCTGAAGATAAATTCTTTGAGGGAGCTCCATCTGCCTCTGGTCCTTACAAAATTACCGAATGGATAAGGGATGTAAGAATTGTTTTAGAAGAAAATCCAAAATATTTTGGTCCAAAACCAAAAACACCAAAAATTATTATCCAATTCTATGAAAATGCTCAACAATTAAGATTGGCACTTGAAACTGGAGAAGTGGACATAGCATACAGACACTTAGATCCAAGAGACATATTAGACCTTAAAAATGTACCTGGTATAAAAGTTTACCTTGGTGCAAGCCCACAAATAAGGTATCTTGTAGTAAATGTAAAACAAAAACCATTTGATAATCCTCTTGTAAGACAGGCCATTGCACTTGCTGTTGATAGAGAAACAATAGTTAACGATATATTTGTAGACCTTGCAAAACCATTATACTCAATGGTTCCTGCTGGAATGTGGAGTCATGAAGATGTATTCCCAAAAAGGGATCTTAAAGCAGCCGTGGAAATTCTAAAGGTTGCAGGTTATACAAAAGACAATCCTCTTGTAATAGATCTCTGGTATACTCCATCTCACTATGGAACAACAGAGGCAGACGTTGCACAGGTATTAAAAGAATCCTTAGAACAAACAGGTGTTATAAAAGTAAATATCAAATATGCTGAATGGTCAACTTACGTTGAATACTTCCTAAACGGAACCATGGGACTCTTCTTACTTGGTTGGTATCCAGATTACCTCGACCCAGACGATTACCTATGGCCATTCTTAAGTATTAATGGTGCAAAATCACTTGGATCTTTCTATGAAAATAAAAACGTTGAAGATTTAATGGTAGCTGCAAGGGCTGCTACTGATCAATTCTCACGTGAAATGATATATAAACTTGTTCAAAATTTCCATGCAGCAGAAGTACCTTACATTCCTCTCTGGCAAGGTTCTGCAGATTGTGAAGCACATGATTACATTGATGGAATTATCCTTGAACCAACACAAATCTTCCGTTACTACATCCTTGAAAGAAAATAA
- the cas6 gene encoding CRISPR-associated endoribonuclease Cas6 — translation MRIKLEFVSDDDIILPVGFNKYIQALIYNLFSTKLRKFVHEEGFRGKKKFSLFCFSSILERGKFFKNMKVFNFGKKISFFISSPVDILMEDLVTNLFKGDEFMLGENKIYLSSAMAVIKNVSGDSIKVKALTPIEVHRTYKDSGKNKTRYFTPFENEFAELINLNIKNKWEAFYKEKLDKDIEIVPLFDDERYKSVVYYGFGEKRFVIEGWKGSYLLKGDKDILSFVYDTGLGSKNSQGFGFIE, via the coding sequence ATGAGGATAAAGTTGGAATTTGTTTCGGATGATGACATAATCTTGCCGGTTGGTTTTAACAAGTACATACAGGCATTGATTTATAACTTATTTAGCACAAAATTAAGAAAGTTTGTGCATGAAGAAGGATTTAGAGGAAAGAAAAAATTTTCGCTCTTTTGTTTTTCGTCTATTTTAGAAAGAGGAAAATTTTTTAAAAATATGAAAGTCTTTAATTTTGGAAAAAAGATAAGTTTTTTTATTTCGTCTCCTGTTGATATACTAATGGAAGATTTGGTTACAAATTTATTCAAAGGTGATGAATTTATGTTAGGTGAAAATAAAATATATTTATCATCAGCTATGGCTGTGATAAAGAACGTTTCTGGAGATAGTATTAAAGTAAAAGCTTTAACACCAATTGAGGTTCATAGAACTTATAAAGACAGTGGAAAGAATAAGACTAGGTATTTTACACCATTTGAAAATGAGTTTGCAGAGTTAATAAACCTTAATATAAAAAATAAGTGGGAAGCTTTTTATAAAGAAAAGTTGGATAAAGATATCGAAATAGTCCCACTTTTTGATGATGAAAGATACAAAAGTGTTGTTTATTATGGGTTTGGTGAAAAAAGGTTTGTTATAGAAGGTTGGAAGGGAAGCTATCTATTAAAAGGAGATAAAGATATTCTTTCTTTTGTATACGATACAGGGCTTGGTAGTAAAAATTCACAAGGATTTGGATTTATAGAGTAA
- a CDS encoding type I CRISPR-associated protein Cas7, protein MFLKRCYGIFVLKSENSNWNADFTKYPRRLPDENATIFATDKSAKYAIRKYFVDLGERVFVWRTFKENGQPKSLEETYKYWEEVLKSEVKKIKIKIKNEYKEVVDKYDFFNKFIDVKLFGITFAVGDEQMSITGPLQISYGVNRYNVNVPYVVDIASPFRNKENDKQTTLGNEIKNLKSYYVYDFVLNPKNLPEGWRLVMKKLLN, encoded by the coding sequence ATGTTTTTAAAAAGATGTTATGGAATATTTGTTTTAAAGAGTGAAAATAGCAATTGGAATGCTGATTTTACCAAATATCCAAGAAGACTTCCAGATGAAAATGCAACGATATTTGCAACTGATAAATCTGCAAAATATGCGATAAGGAAATATTTTGTTGATTTAGGAGAAAGGGTTTTTGTGTGGAGAACCTTTAAAGAAAACGGCCAACCAAAATCTCTTGAGGAGACATATAAATATTGGGAAGAAGTTTTGAAAAGTGAAGTAAAGAAGATAAAGATAAAAATAAAAAATGAATACAAAGAGGTTGTGGATAAATATGACTTTTTTAATAAATTTATAGATGTAAAATTATTTGGAATAACTTTTGCTGTTGGTGATGAGCAAATGTCGATTACTGGTCCTCTTCAAATAAGCTATGGAGTAAATAGATACAACGTTAATGTTCCCTATGTTGTGGATATAGCATCGCCGTTTAGAAACAAAGAAAATGACAAGCAAACAACACTTGGAAATGAGATAAAGAACTTAAAATCTTATTATGTTTACGATTTTGTATTAAATCCAAAGAATCTACCAGAAGGATGGAGATTAGTGATGAAGAAATTGTTAAATTAA
- the cas5 gene encoding CRISPR-associated protein Cas5 encodes MKAFCFDIKADMGFFKKNDSNARVFTTYNFIHKPAVLGIFGAILGYEGYNRDKKNSSIEYYEKLKNFKIAIKPLYKKPLKKTVVIFNNSTGLASQELGGVLQSKEQVIVESLGYTIFVPFFETFSEDERKIYEKLEYMVKNKYAEYPIYFGKNEFLAYFENYRSLNVEELERKEAVVDSLVKMKDVDFFVKTDEEEFGLFEEHKKDQKITLIDELPYDFDENYMYIKDLFIFTDKELKIKNNESFWRTSDNEVIYVF; translated from the coding sequence ATGAAAGCCTTTTGTTTTGATATAAAAGCCGATATGGGTTTTTTTAAAAAGAACGATTCAAATGCTAGGGTATTTACCACTTACAATTTTATTCATAAACCTGCAGTTTTGGGAATTTTCGGTGCAATTTTAGGATATGAAGGCTACAATAGAGATAAAAAAAATAGTAGTATTGAATACTATGAAAAGCTTAAAAACTTTAAGATTGCAATAAAGCCTTTGTATAAAAAGCCTTTGAAAAAAACGGTGGTTATATTTAACAATTCGACTGGTCTTGCTTCACAAGAGTTAGGAGGTGTACTTCAGTCAAAAGAACAAGTTATTGTTGAAAGTTTAGGATATACAATTTTTGTACCATTTTTTGAAACATTCAGTGAGGATGAAAGGAAAATTTATGAAAAATTAGAGTATATGGTTAAAAACAAATATGCAGAATATCCTATATATTTTGGAAAAAATGAGTTTTTGGCATATTTTGAAAATTATAGATCACTTAACGTTGAAGAATTAGAAAGAAAAGAAGCAGTTGTTGATTCTCTTGTTAAAATGAAAGATGTTGATTTTTTTGTAAAAACCGATGAGGAAGAATTTGGATTGTTTGAAGAGCATAAAAAAGACCAGAAAATAACATTAATTGATGAATTGCCATATGATTTTGATGAAAATTATATGTATATCAAAGATTTATTCATCTTTACAGATAAAGAGTTGAAAATAAAAAACAACGAAAGTTTTTGGAGGACAAGTGATAATGAAGTTATTTACGTTTTCTAA
- a CDS encoding CRISPR-associated endonuclease Cas3'', which translates to MKLFTFSKSIDDKMAHKKDEKFEPFIEHVRKTENYLKELIEKYCIEEILKNLFYEFKIRDSYVETVYEIIKYHDIGKLTEEFQDGLKLGNISITHSDIGFYTISSLLTDKALSGKLKEKEFVFLLLIATVVSRHHSFLLDINEILFWNEEKEKYVRYILEFLETENDKDTIIKMTKSAFGNLNMRKIKKVINIEFYLLYKLLNSLLITCDYLATMEFMKGVKFIPKIIDNGLKNEIFENISSRKINGNFNPDIDKEIEKLRLMKKEEIFDLNTLRSVITAKIEEKFEKSKKNVFFIEVPTGGGKTNISLRLIRKLLGKKKKVFYVIPYVNIIEQSFDYFRKFIPGEYITRYDHKYIDISDDENKEKSYTQTLFLNFPFVFTTHVGFFDMFFRNGKSDNFNFYQIANSAIIFDEVQAYNPKFWNTLSNIFYYLSKYLNTTIIIMSATLPDFTKFIEKEDFVENLTPDVVDHKLFERANYVFLDKDVEKKF; encoded by the coding sequence ATGAAGTTATTTACGTTTTCTAAGTCCATAGATGATAAGATGGCTCATAAAAAGGATGAAAAATTTGAACCTTTTATAGAACATGTTAGGAAAACAGAAAATTACTTAAAAGAATTAATAGAAAAGTATTGTATTGAAGAAATATTAAAAAATTTATTTTATGAGTTTAAAATCAGAGATTCTTATGTTGAAACTGTGTATGAAATTATTAAATACCATGACATAGGAAAATTAACGGAAGAATTTCAGGATGGTTTAAAACTTGGAAATATTTCAATTACTCACAGTGATATAGGATTTTATACGATTTCTTCGCTTTTAACAGATAAAGCGTTGTCAGGAAAGTTAAAAGAAAAGGAGTTTGTATTTTTACTTCTTATTGCAACTGTGGTGTCAAGACACCACAGTTTTTTATTAGATATTAACGAGATTCTTTTTTGGAATGAAGAAAAGGAAAAATATGTGAGGTATATCCTTGAGTTTTTAGAAACGGAGAATGATAAGGATACAATAATTAAAATGACAAAAAGTGCTTTTGGTAATTTAAATATGAGAAAGATAAAAAAGGTTATTAATATAGAATTTTACTTGTTGTATAAACTATTAAATTCTTTACTTATTACTTGTGATTATCTTGCAACCATGGAATTTATGAAAGGTGTTAAGTTTATTCCAAAAATAATAGATAATGGTTTGAAGAATGAGATCTTCGAGAATATATCCTCGAGAAAAATTAATGGAAATTTTAATCCAGATATAGATAAAGAAATTGAAAAGCTTAGGTTGATGAAAAAAGAGGAAATTTTTGATTTGAATACTTTAAGAAGTGTTATAACTGCAAAAATTGAGGAAAAATTTGAGAAAAGCAAGAAAAATGTATTTTTTATTGAAGTTCCAACGGGTGGCGGAAAAACAAATATTTCACTGAGATTGATTAGAAAGCTGTTGGGAAAAAAGAAGAAAGTATTTTACGTAATACCTTACGTAAATATAATAGAACAAAGTTTCGATTACTTTCGCAAATTTATTCCTGGTGAATATATAACAAGATATGATCATAAATATATTGATATATCTGATGATGAAAACAAAGAAAAAAGCTATACTCAAACATTATTCTTAAATTTTCCTTTTGTTTTTACAACTCATGTTGGGTTTTTTGATATGTTCTTTAGAAATGGAAAATCTGATAATTTTAATTTTTATCAAATAGCAAACAGTGCAATTATTTTTGATGAAGTACAGGCATACAATCCGAAATTCTGGAATACACTTTCAAATATTTTTTATTATCTTAGCAAGTATTTAAACACTACAATAATTATAATGAGTGCAACGCTTCCTGATTTTACAAAGTTTATTGAAAAAGAAGACTTTGTTGAAAATTTAACACCAGATGTTGTAGATCATAAATTGTTTGAAAGAGCAAATTATGTATTTTTAGATAAAGATGTTGAGAAAAAATTTTAG
- the cas4 gene encoding CRISPR-associated protein Cas4, with product MITGSLIQAYFVCKRQAWLLSRQLIGDQDSDFLAIGRLISQESYSSDKKEITIDGGKVDIVKLENGEIKLVEVKKSSRMIKSAKFQLLYYMWKMNVYHGEIRIPKEKKVIEVHMTDDAREELLNLINEIEDVLNGNKVPKAERKKYCKTCSFEYFCWS from the coding sequence ATGATTACTGGAAGTTTAATTCAAGCATACTTTGTTTGTAAAAGACAAGCTTGGCTTCTTTCGAGGCAATTAATAGGTGATCAAGATAGTGATTTTCTTGCGATAGGTAGGCTTATTTCTCAAGAGTCATATAGCAGTGATAAAAAAGAGATAACTATAGATGGTGGAAAAGTTGATATTGTAAAGCTAGAAAATGGTGAGATTAAATTAGTCGAAGTTAAAAAATCATCGAGAATGATTAAAAGCGCTAAATTTCAGCTTTTGTATTATATGTGGAAAATGAATGTATATCATGGAGAAATTAGAATTCCAAAAGAAAAGAAGGTTATAGAAGTTCATATGACGGACGATGCTAGAGAAGAATTATTAAATTTAATAAATGAGATAGAAGATGTTTTAAATGGAAATAAAGTGCCAAAAGCAGAAAGAAAAAAGTATTGTAAAACGTGTTCTTTTGAATATTTTTGCTGGAGTTGA
- the cas1 gene encoding CRISPR-associated endonuclease Cas1 produces the protein MEKILKIDEIPKLMQVEGKIKKIYYKSFNEIINSSDFKFTKRGKRPPIDRLNSLISFSNSLIYSIVLREIYATHLDPRIGYLHSTNFRRFSLNLDIAEIFKPIIGDRTIFSVINKNIIGVKDFEKSLNRIFLNDKGKRKFIEFLENRLNETVKLRKIGRNVSYRTLIRMELYKLEKHFLEDEVYEPLIMEW, from the coding sequence ATGGAAAAGATATTAAAAATAGATGAAATACCTAAATTGATGCAAGTTGAAGGAAAGATAAAGAAAATTTATTATAAATCTTTTAATGAAATAATAAATTCTAGTGATTTTAAATTTACAAAGAGGGGGAAAAGGCCACCTATTGATAGGTTAAATTCGTTGATTAGCTTTTCAAATTCTTTGATTTATAGCATAGTTTTAAGAGAAATTTATGCAACACACCTTGATCCTAGAATAGGTTATTTACATTCAACAAATTTTAGAAGATTTTCATTAAATTTGGATATTGCAGAGATTTTTAAGCCTATTATTGGCGATAGAACAATTTTTAGTGTTATTAATAAAAATATAATTGGAGTTAAGGACTTTGAAAAAAGCTTAAATAGAATATTTTTGAATGATAAAGGTAAAAGAAAATTTATTGAATTTTTGGAAAACAGATTGAATGAGACTGTGAAACTGAGAAAGATAGGAAGAAATGTGAGTTATAGGACGTTGATAAGAATGGAACTTTATAAATTGGAAAAACATTTTTTAGAAGATGAAGTATATGAACCTTTAATAATGGAGTGGTGA
- the cas2 gene encoding CRISPR-associated endonuclease Cas2 produces the protein MFVILYYDVNVKRVSKMLKVCRKYLTWVQNSVFEGEISYSNLERLKSEIRKIVKDEDSVVLYVFNQMLYSEREVLGKDKKEETKFL, from the coding sequence ATGTTTGTTATTTTATATTACGATGTTAATGTAAAGAGAGTTTCAAAGATGCTTAAAGTGTGTAGAAAATATTTGACGTGGGTTCAGAATTCTGTCTTTGAAGGAGAAATAAGTTATTCAAATCTTGAACGTTTAAAAAGCGAAATAAGGAAGATTGTAAAAGATGAGGATTCAGTAGTATTATATGTTTTTAATCAAATGCTGTACAGTGAAAGAGAAGTTTTAGGAAAAGATAAAAAAGAAGAAACAAAATTTTTATAG
- a CDS encoding PhzF family phenazine biosynthesis protein, with amino-acid sequence MNFYVVDAFANDPFKGNPAGVVILKEDIPKSIKQLIASEVKFSETAFIKKISENDFKIEYFTPVSEIDLCGHATIATFCVLKEKNLVFPNNKYNLHTNVGKLTILIENDLVLMEQAKPELGKVYDKETIAEILGINFEELDERFKLQASYTGLWDLLIPIKKKETLLKLEPNLEKIKEFTKENNIVSFHLFTLDEKEALANTRDFAPLYGINEEAATGTANGALLYYLYKNNIIDEKKVYKIIQGESMNRESEIFGKIENEKIFIGGKAKIIIEGNLKI; translated from the coding sequence ATGAATTTTTATGTAGTAGATGCTTTTGCTAATGATCCTTTCAAAGGCAATCCTGCTGGTGTTGTTATTTTAAAAGAAGATATTCCAAAAAGTATAAAGCAACTTATTGCAAGTGAAGTTAAATTTTCTGAAACAGCTTTTATTAAAAAGATATCTGAAAATGACTTTAAAATAGAATATTTTACACCAGTTTCAGAAATTGACCTTTGTGGTCATGCAACGATCGCCACTTTTTGTGTACTAAAAGAAAAAAACTTAGTTTTTCCAAACAATAAATACAATCTACATACAAACGTTGGAAAATTAACTATTTTAATAGAAAATGACTTAGTTTTGATGGAACAAGCAAAACCTGAGCTTGGAAAAGTTTATGATAAAGAAACAATAGCAGAAATATTAGGTATAAACTTTGAAGAATTAGATGAACGTTTTAAACTGCAAGCTTCATATACTGGACTATGGGATCTACTTATTCCAATAAAAAAGAAAGAAACATTACTTAAATTAGAACCAAATCTTGAAAAAATAAAAGAGTTTACAAAAGAAAACAACATTGTAAGTTTTCACTTATTTACTTTAGATGAAAAAGAAGCGCTTGCAAACACAAGAGATTTTGCACCGTTATATGGAATAAATGAAGAAGCAGCAACCGGCACAGCAAATGGTGCATTGTTATATTACCTATACAAAAATAATATAATTGATGAAAAGAAAGTATACAAAATTATTCAAGGTGAATCAATGAACAGGGAATCGGAAATATTTGGAAAAATTGAAAATGAAAAAATCTTCATAGGTGGGAAAGCAAAGATTATAATAGAAGGAAACTTGAAAATTTAA